One window of the Pelmatolapia mariae isolate MD_Pm_ZW linkage group LG15, Pm_UMD_F_2, whole genome shotgun sequence genome contains the following:
- the LOC135933796 gene encoding uncharacterized protein LOC135933796 has product MARRAPVCISPSGNDISSSRESASAFPLSDSSDPLVAHKVVVCRDNQPASSESLAASSPQGPPLSGGRRSVSSAPRSVAPSCLPAERLNLVAKGLPPSVIAAIQSARASSTRGLYAYKWRAFEQRCQDCHTLPFQCSIVDVLTFLQELLDKGLSFSTITVYLAAISACHIGFDGVTLGAHPLAIRFLKGVRRLRPVLKSSVPAWDLSLVLEALCSPPFEPIESVDMKFLSYRTALLLALASAKRVGDLHALSVHPSCTQFSPDGHKVVLRPNAAYFPKIMPASYSSMEFELLSFCSPPFASEEQRRMHSLCPVRVLRTYIERTQNVRLCDQLFVCFANPNRGRALSKQRLSHWIIEAISLAYGTRGLALPHGVRAHSSRGMATSWALFKGVPVADICAAASWASPHTFVQFYRLDVTAPSVAHAVLSAGSTTH; this is encoded by the coding sequence ATGGCCAGACGTGCTCCTGTATGCATTTCCCCCAGTGGAAATGATATCTCCAGTTCTAGAGAGAGTGCGTCGGCATTCCCTCTCTCTGATTCTAGTGACCCCTTGGTGGCCCACAAGGTCGTGGTATGCAGAGATAATCAGCCTGCTAGCAGCGAGTccttggcagcttcctctccgcAGGGACCTCCTCTCTCAGGCGGGAGGAGAAGTGTTTCATCCGCGCCCAGATCTGTGGCGCcttcatgcttacctgctgagagGTTAAACTTGGTTGCTAAGGGTTTGCCACCTAGTGTGATAGCGGCAATTCAGAGCGCTAGGGCCTCATCTACTAGAGGCTTGTACGCTTACAAATGGCGAGCCTTCGAGCAGCGGTGCCAGGACTGCCACACTCTCCCATTTCAGTGCTCTATTGTGGATGTTTTGAcattcctgcaggagctgctggataagGGCCTTTCATTTTCGACAATTACggtttatttagcagctataTCTGCTTGTCATATTGGCTTTGACGGGGTGACACTAGGTGCACATCCCCTCGCCATACGTTTTCTGAAAGGAGTTCGCCGGCTGAGGCCCGTGCTTAAGTCCAGTGTCCCTGCTTGGgacttgtctttggtgctggaggccctttgtagccccccgtttgaacctattgagtctgtggatatgaaatttctttcatataGGACTGCATTACTTCTCGCTTTGGCTTCGGCAAAGCGAGTGGGTGACCttcatgcgctgtctgtgcatccCTCCTGCACACAGTTCTCTCCTGATGGCCACAAGGTCGTATTGCGTCCAAATGCTGCCTATTTTCCCAAGATCATGCCTGCATCTTATAGCTCAATGGAGTTTGAGTTGCTGAGCTTTTGCTCCCCTCCTTTTGcatctgaggagcagaggaggatgcattcTCTTTGTCCAGTGCGTGTGCTACGCACCTACATTGAGCGTACTCAGAATGTACGTttatgtgaccagctgtttgtctgcttcgcTAATCCAAATAGAGGTAGAGCTCTGTCCAAACAGAGGCTGTCCCACTGGATTATAGAAGCTATCTCACTGGCATACGGCACCAGAGGTCTTGCTTTGCCCCACGGGGTGAGAGCTCATTCCTCCAGGGGGATGGCAACCTCATGGGCTCTTTTTAAAGGGGTGCctgtagctgatatttgtgcGGCAGCTAGTTGGGCATCACCGCACacttttgtgcagttttatcgGTTGGACGTTACAGCCCCTTCGGTGGCTCATGCTGTCCTTTCTGCTGGGTCTACCACTCACTAA